Proteins encoded in a region of the Nostoc sp. UHCC 0926 genome:
- a CDS encoding non-ribosomal peptide synthetase codes for MIIDTTINGFRLSPHQKRLWLLQEDSSAYLTQGTVLIQGNLQLEFLKAALQQVVKRHEILRTNLCRLPSVKTPVMVVVNSSPPLWQDIDLSDSPEQKQLSKIEELFQEARHLNFDLEQGSVLRLSLLKLSLNSYVLLVSLPALYADSRTINNLVNEISHLYSNCLQGKELCDEVVQYLQFSEWQNQLLKDENAEAANKYWQDQKLPSQARLRLPFESQPSKQSEFQADCFRLAIAPELTAKISILAQKYNTSTAVILLACWQTLIWRLTRQPDIVIGMAAARRDYEELHNLLGLVATWLPIKSHLTPDLRFKELLELAEQTIEAGSEWQDYFVPEPVENNNPLAFPIGFEFEQVPEELVAAGVSFYIDKYYSCIELFKVKLTCTQRDNLLTSEFYYDVNYFSDETIRRIAGQFQTLLISAITNPDKKISQLEILSDNDRQQLLVEFNQTQIDYPTDKCIHELFEEQVEKAPNNIAVVFEDQQLTYAELNCKANQLAHYLQTLGVKPEVVVGLCVERSLEMIIGLLGILKAGGAYLPLEPALPKEGLAFRLQDAQVSLLLTQQQLVDDLPTNAAQVICLDNDWDAIAQHKDGNPTSETTVENLVYVLYTSGSTGKPKGVAIEHRQILNYINAILDKLDLPPSASFATVSSFAADLGNTAIFPALCTGGCLHIISQERATNPEALADYCEIHPIDCLKIVPSHLNALLSASHPQKILPRKRLILGGDALNGKLVARLQQYIPDCQILNHYGPTEATVGVLTYPIKVELITNQSETVSLGRPLANTQVYILDNYLQPVPIGVAGELHIGGESLARGYINHPELTSERFVCNPFSTKMGSKLYKTGDLVRYLPDGNIEFLGRVDHQVKIRGFRIELGEIELVLRQNPAIREAVVLAQEDESGNKRLIAYVVPNQQREFLNSDLRNFVKQKLPEYMMPSAFVQLPKLPLTPNGKVDRQALPDPDSVRPELQETFVAPRNPVEETIAKIWAEVLEIEHVGIHDNFFELGGDSIMIIQIAARANQAGLQVTPKQMFEYSTVASLGTVVGITQTEWELVTGSLPLTPTQYWFFEQQLPQPHNCHHAFMLEVRNAIAQGAVASPIAPAILEQAVRHLLEHHDALRLRFTLKESSWQQVNAGLDAAKPLPFSCIDLSGKSAVEQETALKTTVDELQASLNLTEGQLLRVALLNLGDNQPNCLLLVIHHLVVDSVSWQILLEDFQQACQHLSQKKPVQLPAKTTSFKQWSEFLREYAQSSQLLQEREYWARLSHHSICLPVDNREGANTITSSCKVLVSLNVEETRALIQEVPKAYRTQTNEVLVTALVQSFTQWTGGQSLLVDLEGQGREANVNKMHLSRTVGCFTTIFPVLLTLEGISQPGEALKGIKEQLRGVPNQGIGYGVLRYLSEDSSVTAQLQTLPQAEVRFQFLDHFNSVVSESSLFKLVNQTVGADLNSQGNWRYLLDINSFVLEEQLQLELYYSEHIHQQATIEQLAQGFIEALRSLIVHCQTTTAGGYTPSDFPKANLNQKDLDKFLAKINKIS; via the coding sequence ATGATAATTGACACTACTATTAACGGTTTTAGGCTATCTCCTCATCAGAAACGCCTTTGGTTATTGCAGGAAGATAGTTCTGCTTACTTAACTCAAGGTACTGTTTTAATACAAGGCAATCTTCAATTAGAATTTTTAAAAGCAGCATTACAGCAAGTCGTCAAGAGGCATGAGATTCTTCGGACAAATTTGTGTCGCTTGCCTAGTGTAAAGACTCCTGTCATGGTTGTTGTTAATAGTAGTCCCCCTTTATGGCAGGATATTGATTTAAGCGATAGTCCTGAGCAGAAACAGTTATCTAAAATTGAGGAGCTTTTTCAGGAGGCGAGACACCTGAATTTTGATTTAGAGCAAGGTTCAGTATTGCGTTTATCTTTACTTAAACTGTCACTAAATTCCTATGTTCTACTAGTATCTTTGCCTGCACTTTATGCAGATAGCCGAACCATTAATAATCTAGTTAATGAAATTAGTCATTTATATTCTAATTGCTTACAAGGAAAAGAATTGTGCGATGAAGTCGTGCAATACCTACAATTTTCCGAATGGCAAAATCAATTACTCAAAGACGAAAATGCAGAGGCGGCTAATAAATACTGGCAAGACCAAAAACTTCCTTCTCAAGCTAGATTAAGATTGCCTTTTGAAAGCCAACCTTCAAAACAATCAGAATTCCAGGCTGACTGTTTCCGATTGGCGATCGCTCCCGAACTGACAGCTAAAATTTCAATTTTGGCTCAAAAATATAATACTTCCACTGCTGTCATTTTACTAGCTTGCTGGCAAACGCTGATTTGGCGACTGACAAGACAGCCAGATATAGTCATTGGTATGGCTGCGGCTCGTAGAGATTATGAAGAACTACATAACTTACTAGGACTTGTTGCTACCTGGTTGCCAATTAAAAGCCATTTGACACCAGACTTACGCTTCAAAGAACTTTTAGAACTCGCTGAACAAACTATAGAGGCTGGTTCGGAATGGCAAGATTATTTCGTTCCGGAACCAGTAGAAAATAATAATCCACTAGCCTTTCCTATCGGTTTCGAGTTTGAGCAAGTACCAGAAGAACTGGTTGCTGCTGGTGTCTCATTTTATATTGACAAATATTACAGTTGTATTGAACTGTTTAAAGTAAAACTCACTTGTACTCAACGCGATAATTTACTGACATCAGAATTTTATTACGATGTTAATTACTTTTCGGATGAAACGATTAGACGTATAGCTGGACAGTTTCAAACTTTATTAATTAGTGCAATTACAAATCCAGATAAGAAAATTAGTCAATTAGAGATTCTTAGTGACAATGATCGCCAACAACTGCTGGTAGAGTTTAACCAAACGCAGATTGATTATCCAACAGACAAGTGTATACACGAGCTTTTTGAAGAACAAGTAGAAAAAGCACCTAACAATATTGCCGTTGTATTTGAAGACCAGCAACTGACCTATGCAGAGCTTAACTGCAAAGCGAATCAACTAGCTCATTACTTGCAAACACTGGGAGTCAAGCCAGAAGTTGTCGTTGGGCTGTGCGTAGAGCGATCGCTTGAAATGATTATTGGACTTTTGGGCATCCTCAAAGCTGGTGGAGCCTACCTACCACTTGAGCCAGCATTACCAAAAGAAGGTCTTGCTTTCCGGTTACAGGATGCTCAAGTATCCCTGCTATTGACTCAACAGCAGCTAGTCGATGATCTACCGACCAATGCAGCACAAGTGATCTGCTTAGATAATGACTGGGATGCGATCGCCCAACACAAGGATGGAAATCCCACTAGTGAAACGACAGTTGAGAATCTGGTCTACGTATTATATACTTCAGGCTCTACGGGCAAACCCAAAGGAGTCGCTATCGAACATCGGCAAATTCTTAATTATATCAATGCGATTTTAGACAAACTCGATCTGCCGCCTAGTGCTAGCTTTGCAACAGTTTCTTCCTTTGCAGCAGATTTGGGTAACACAGCAATCTTCCCAGCGTTATGTACGGGGGGATGTCTGCACATCATCTCGCAGGAACGAGCAACAAATCCAGAAGCCTTGGCAGATTATTGCGAGATCCATCCTATTGACTGTCTCAAAATTGTCCCTTCTCACTTAAACGCTTTATTAAGTGCTTCCCACCCACAGAAGATTCTCCCAAGAAAGCGCCTGATTTTAGGCGGTGACGCGCTAAATGGAAAGTTAGTCGCAAGACTTCAACAGTACATACCAGACTGCCAAATCCTCAACCATTATGGACCAACAGAAGCGACGGTTGGCGTCCTCACCTATCCGATCAAGGTTGAGCTAATCACAAATCAATCCGAGACAGTGTCCTTAGGTCGTCCGCTCGCTAATACTCAGGTTTACATTCTTGACAATTATCTGCAACCCGTACCTATTGGGGTAGCAGGTGAGTTACATATTGGAGGAGAGAGTTTAGCACGAGGCTATATCAACCACCCAGAACTGACGAGTGAGAGGTTTGTTTGCAACCCCTTTAGCACTAAAATGGGGTCAAAATTATACAAAACAGGAGACTTGGTTCGTTATCTGCCTGATGGTAACATCGAGTTCCTGGGGCGAGTTGATCACCAAGTGAAGATTCGCGGCTTCCGCATCGAACTCGGAGAAATTGAGTTGGTGCTCAGACAAAATCCTGCCATCCGGGAGGCGGTTGTCTTAGCGCAGGAGGATGAATCTGGCAATAAGCGTCTCATTGCATATGTTGTTCCGAATCAGCAGCGTGAATTTTTGAACAGCGATCTCCGGAACTTCGTGAAGCAGAAACTACCGGAGTATATGATGCCTTCTGCTTTTGTGCAGCTTCCGAAGTTACCTCTGACACCTAATGGCAAAGTAGACCGTCAAGCGCTGCCAGATCCAGATAGCGTGAGACCAGAGTTACAAGAGACATTTGTAGCTCCCCGTAATCCTGTCGAAGAAACAATTGCGAAGATTTGGGCTGAGGTACTGGAAATCGAGCACGTGGGCATCCATGACAACTTCTTTGAGTTGGGTGGAGATTCAATCATGATTATTCAAATTGCCGCCAGAGCCAACCAAGCTGGTTTACAGGTCACACCCAAGCAGATGTTTGAGTACTCTACTGTCGCCAGTTTAGGAACAGTTGTCGGTATAACCCAAACTGAATGGGAGCTTGTGACAGGTTCGCTGCCTTTAACTCCAACGCAATATTGGTTCTTTGAGCAACAATTGCCACAGCCGCACAACTGCCACCACGCTTTCATGTTAGAAGTACGCAACGCGATCGCCCAAGGGGCAGTGGCTTCACCAATCGCTCCTGCTATATTAGAGCAAGCAGTGCGGCATTTGCTAGAGCACCATGATGCTCTGCGCCTGCGGTTTACTCTTAAAGAATCGAGTTGGCAGCAAGTCAATGCTGGACTGGATGCAGCAAAACCACTGCCTTTCTCATGCATAGATTTATCAGGTAAATCAGCGGTGGAACAAGAAACCGCCCTGAAGACAACTGTTGATGAACTACAAGCCAGCCTAAATCTGACTGAAGGTCAATTGTTACGGGTGGCTTTGTTGAACCTAGGCGACAATCAGCCGAACTGCCTGCTATTGGTGATTCATCATCTGGTGGTGGATAGCGTTTCCTGGCAAATTTTACTGGAGGACTTTCAGCAAGCTTGTCAACACCTCAGCCAAAAAAAGCCAGTTCAACTCCCTGCGAAGACAACTTCCTTCAAGCAGTGGTCTGAGTTTTTACGAGAGTATGCTCAGTCATCTCAACTCCTGCAAGAGCGCGAGTACTGGGCAAGATTGTCTCATCACTCCATCTGCCTACCTGTGGATAATCGTGAAGGGGCAAACACGATAACTTCATCTTGCAAGGTTTTGGTTTCTCTGAATGTCGAAGAAACTCGTGCATTGATCCAAGAAGTGCCCAAAGCTTATCGAACCCAAACTAACGAGGTTCTGGTGACCGCACTAGTGCAAAGCTTTACCCAATGGACAGGGGGGCAATCTCTGCTGGTGGATTTGGAGGGACAAGGACGAGAAGCAAACGTCAATAAGATGCATTTATCGCGGACAGTCGGCTGCTTTACAACGATTTTCCCAGTACTGCTGACCTTGGAAGGAATTTCTCAGCCAGGAGAAGCACTGAAGGGGATTAAAGAACAGCTTCGAGGTGTGCCAAATCAGGGTATTGGCTATGGAGTACTGCGCTATCTGAGTGAGGACTCTTCAGTAACAGCACAGTTACAAACCCTTCCTCAAGCCGAAGTGAGATTTCAATTCCTAGACCATTTTAACTCGGTTGTGTCTGAATCATCCTTATTTAAGTTGGTCAATCAGACCGTAGGCGCGGATCTGAATTCTCAAGGCAATTGGCGCTATCTGCTGGATATCAACAGCTTTGTGCTGGAAGAGCAACTACAACTGGAGTTGTACTATAGCGAACATATTCATCAGCAAGCTACTATCGAACAGCTTGCCCAAGGGTTTATCGAAGCATTGCGATCGCTAATTGTCCATTGCCAAACTACTACAGCCGGAGGTTATACACCTTCTGACTTTCCAAAAGCGAACTTGAATCAAAAAGACCTTGATAAGTTCTTAGCAAAAATCAATAAAATAAGTTAG
- a CDS encoding condensation domain-containing protein, producing the protein MKTENIEDIYELTPIQKGLVFHSLSAPEFGLYFFQTRFALDSNLNVVAFEQAWQQVVQRHTILRTGFYWEDIDQPLQVVYKQVKVPLEQYDWRGIDPVEQQKRLKYFLKSDRQQGIDLSQEIMMRLTLFRLADDLYEFIWSRHFLIADGWSIPLVINEVVQIYEALCQGQDISLAPSIPFQSYIEWLQQQDISKAEVFWRQALKGVKAPTPLTNLYVDSLSNQEEKYDDQQITLSQATTAALHSLARQHQLTLNTLIQGAWAVLVSYYSGQEEVVYGCTVSGRPVDLVGSESIIGMLVNTLPVRVKVDPEQSLLPWLKELQAQLVEMRQYDYSSLVDVQGWSEVRRGVPLFESIVVFENLPVPQDLREGHRSVEVVNSSNFYKTNYPITLVVIPDFPLVVGINYEFTRVDIATINGILMHLEILLQNMITNPEVRLKELSLVTERERYITLMLKKEVTFDFGFAQQH; encoded by the coding sequence ATGAAAACAGAAAATATTGAAGATATTTATGAACTTACACCAATACAAAAAGGTCTTGTCTTCCACAGTTTGTCTGCTCCTGAATTTGGACTCTATTTTTTCCAAACAAGGTTTGCTTTAGACAGCAATCTCAATGTTGTTGCTTTTGAGCAAGCTTGGCAGCAAGTAGTGCAGCGGCATACAATTTTGCGTACCGGCTTTTATTGGGAAGACATTGACCAACCATTACAAGTTGTGTATAAGCAAGTCAAAGTGCCTCTAGAGCAGTACGATTGGAGGGGAATAGATCCAGTCGAGCAGCAAAAGCGTTTAAAGTATTTTTTGAAGAGCGATCGCCAGCAGGGCATTGACCTGTCGCAAGAAATCATGATGCGCCTGACTCTGTTTCGCCTTGCTGATGACTTATATGAATTTATATGGAGTAGACACTTTCTCATTGCAGATGGGTGGTCAATACCATTAGTAATTAACGAAGTTGTGCAAATTTACGAAGCCCTTTGTCAGGGTCAAGATATATCCTTAGCACCCAGCATTCCCTTCCAAAGCTATATTGAATGGTTACAACAGCAAGACATATCAAAAGCAGAGGTATTCTGGCGGCAAGCACTTAAGGGAGTCAAAGCACCCACTCCTTTAACCAACTTATATGTTGATAGCTTGTCTAACCAAGAAGAAAAATATGACGATCAACAGATTACACTTTCACAAGCAACCACAGCAGCACTACATTCGTTAGCAAGGCAGCATCAGCTTACGCTGAATACACTGATTCAAGGAGCTTGGGCTGTACTTGTGAGTTACTACAGCGGTCAAGAGGAAGTGGTCTATGGGTGTACTGTTTCCGGTCGTCCAGTAGACTTAGTGGGATCAGAGTCGATTATTGGGATGTTAGTCAACACCTTACCCGTACGGGTCAAGGTAGATCCTGAGCAGTCTCTACTGCCCTGGCTCAAGGAGCTTCAAGCTCAACTGGTTGAGATGCGTCAGTATGACTACAGCTCTTTAGTAGATGTTCAAGGGTGGAGTGAAGTGCGACGAGGTGTGCCTTTGTTCGAGAGCATCGTCGTGTTTGAAAACCTACCAGTACCTCAAGATTTACGAGAGGGTCACAGAAGCGTAGAGGTTGTTAATTCAAGTAACTTTTACAAGACAAATTATCCCATAACTTTAGTAGTGATTCCTGATTTTCCCTTGGTGGTCGGAATCAATTATGAGTTTACTCGTGTTGATATTGCCACGATTAACGGTATTTTGATGCATCTTGAAATATTACTCCAAAACATGATTACAAATCCTGAAGTGCGCCTTAAGGAGTTGTCGTTGGTTACAGAACGAGAGCGATATATCACCTTAATGTTGAAAAAAGAAGTGACATTTGATTTTGGTTTTGCTCAACAACATTAA
- the ectB gene encoding diaminobutyrate--2-oxoglutarate transaminase, giving the protein MDIFEKRESNVRSYCRSFPVIFHRAKGSIIYSESGDEYIDFLAGAGALNYGHNNDYIKQKVMSYFDADGIAHGLDMYTSAKEKFLTKFSEVVLNLKNLDYHIQFCGSTGTNAVEAALKLARKVKKRPGLFSFMGGYHGMTLGSLSISGNIGIRAGTIGTSNNVTFMPYPYGFMESFDTIEFVESVLSDVNSGIEKPAAIIFETVQAEGGIIVAPIEWMQRLRKLCDKHDILLICDDIQVGCGRIGSFFSFERADIVPDMVVLSKSISGYGFPMSLLLIKPELDIWEPGEHTGTFRGNQLAFVGGTAALEYRESTNLEQDVKVKEFFLKQFLTEEIAPISENIEIRGIGMIWGIDVANFGGSSFAKKITSRCFELELIIERVGRNDTVIKILPPLTIEMSTLQKGCSIIKQAFDDCLAK; this is encoded by the coding sequence ATGGATATATTTGAAAAGCGTGAATCAAATGTTAGAAGTTATTGTCGGAGTTTCCCCGTCATATTCCACAGGGCTAAAGGGTCTATAATTTACTCGGAGTCAGGGGATGAGTATATCGATTTTCTTGCTGGTGCAGGTGCTTTAAATTATGGTCATAATAATGACTATATAAAACAAAAGGTTATGTCTTATTTTGATGCCGATGGAATCGCACATGGGTTAGATATGTATACATCGGCTAAAGAAAAGTTTTTAACGAAGTTTTCTGAGGTAGTGCTAAATTTAAAAAACTTAGATTATCACATTCAATTTTGTGGTTCCACTGGAACAAATGCCGTTGAAGCAGCTTTAAAATTAGCAAGAAAAGTCAAAAAAAGACCAGGGCTATTCTCCTTTATGGGAGGCTATCATGGAATGACGTTGGGCAGCTTATCGATTAGTGGAAATATCGGAATTCGAGCGGGGACAATTGGTACATCAAATAATGTAACATTTATGCCTTATCCCTATGGATTCATGGAAAGTTTTGACACAATAGAGTTTGTTGAGTCAGTCCTAAGTGATGTCAATTCTGGGATTGAAAAACCAGCGGCGATTATCTTTGAGACGGTCCAAGCTGAAGGGGGAATTATTGTAGCACCGATAGAGTGGATGCAACGACTCAGAAAGTTGTGTGACAAGCATGACATTTTATTGATTTGTGATGATATTCAAGTGGGTTGTGGTCGAATAGGCTCTTTCTTTTCTTTTGAAAGAGCAGATATTGTTCCGGATATGGTCGTACTGTCGAAATCTATCAGTGGTTACGGGTTTCCAATGTCCCTATTGTTAATTAAGCCAGAATTAGATATTTGGGAACCTGGTGAACATACTGGCACTTTTAGAGGAAATCAATTGGCATTTGTGGGAGGGACAGCGGCTCTAGAGTATAGAGAAAGTACCAATCTTGAACAGGATGTCAAAGTTAAAGAGTTTTTCTTAAAACAATTTTTAACAGAAGAAATAGCACCAATCAGTGAGAATATAGAAATACGTGGAATTGGTATGATTTGGGGTATTGATGTTGCTAACTTTGGCGGTAGTAGTTTTGCTAAAAAGATAACTTCACGTTGTTTTGAACTGGAATTAATAATTGAAAGAGTTGGCAGAAATGATACCGTCATCAAAATTTTACCACCTTTGACAATTGAAATGTCCACCTTGCAAAAGGGATGTTCAATTATAAAACAAGCTTTTGATGACTGCTTGGCAAAGTAG
- a CDS encoding non-ribosomal peptide synthetase, which produces MIANQIKNQITTEELFSQKTYWLNQLSGELPETNFLTDNVRSATYRGKNKSITFELSSGLSEVITKFTKNSYLSIYLILLSTLSILLQKSNRNNSIIVGSPIYQPEGSNDCLNNKVIPLRFDINNQFTFKDFLLQVQDTTIDGYVHQNYPFDELIQLLKLPNNQNRCPIFDIAIFLENIHRQQDIADIRNDLTFSFIVHENLIKGKIYYNDYLFQEESIKIIARSYISILECVINNFHVRISDIAILKKEDKEQLLEKFNDNAKQYPINQTIHKLFENQVEQTPQKIGVVFENTQLTYQELNEKANQLARFLRDLGVQKGEFVGIVKERDINFLIGILAIYKAGGVYVPIDSTYPSDRIKYMLANSEVRILLIDSSCLNILTGLLEHCLHLKCLICLDVNPNDREFFTLADVNIYEQLDFDKFSKENLELSNEGINRAYMIYTSGSTGLPKGAIIRHGSAINHICAQFDALELTEDVTFVQSALASSDISVWQFLSPILIGGKTVIVDTETVCNPEKLFKVIKNEKITIVELVPVLLTGLLDYISCLSTHERLLPDLKWMMVTGESVSVDLVNRWLHIYPSIRLVNAYGPTEATDDITQFIIEKPLPQNQRTVPIGKPLANLNLYILDSQMQLLPIGVPGEICVSGFAVGEGYWKNEESTKLNFVPNPFPNTAKLLPGSNKDLIYKTGDLGRWLPDGNIEFLGRIDHQVKIRGFRIELGEIEARLCQHPAVGGTVVVVREDIPGDKQLIAYVIPSAEWQGQHGDSNSELKTLDSAISSELISQLRNFLKQRLPDYMLPSALVLLEALPLAPSGKVDRRALPAPDTLRSDLEKGFIPPRTPAEETVTAIWSDVLKQKQVGIHDNFFDLGGHSLLATQVISRLRAAFEVEFPLRSLFEEPTIARLVERIEKIQSVQQLQSLPMNTVDDREEIEL; this is translated from the coding sequence ATGATTGCAAATCAAATTAAAAATCAAATCACTACTGAAGAGTTGTTTTCCCAGAAGACTTATTGGTTAAATCAGTTATCTGGAGAACTGCCTGAGACAAATTTTCTTACAGATAATGTTAGATCTGCAACCTATAGAGGCAAGAATAAGTCAATAACCTTTGAATTATCAAGTGGTTTGTCTGAAGTAATCACTAAGTTTACTAAAAACTCTTACTTATCTATATATTTAATACTCCTATCAACACTCAGTATACTTTTACAAAAATCCAATAGGAATAATAGTATAATTGTTGGCTCTCCAATTTATCAACCGGAAGGTAGTAATGACTGTTTAAATAACAAAGTGATTCCTTTAAGATTTGACATAAATAATCAATTTACCTTTAAAGATTTTCTCCTCCAGGTTCAAGATACAACAATAGATGGATATGTTCATCAAAACTATCCTTTTGATGAATTAATTCAATTGTTAAAATTACCAAATAATCAGAATCGCTGTCCGATTTTTGATATAGCAATATTCTTGGAAAACATACATCGGCAACAAGATATAGCAGATATCAGAAATGATTTAACGTTTTCTTTTATAGTTCATGAAAATTTAATTAAGGGTAAAATATATTATAATGATTATTTGTTTCAAGAAGAAAGTATAAAAATCATCGCGAGATCTTATATCAGTATACTAGAATGCGTTATCAACAATTTTCATGTGAGAATATCGGATATTGCCATTTTAAAGAAAGAGGATAAGGAACAGTTATTAGAAAAATTTAACGATAATGCCAAACAATACCCGATAAATCAGACAATTCACAAATTATTTGAAAATCAGGTGGAACAGACACCTCAAAAAATTGGTGTTGTTTTTGAAAATACTCAGTTAACGTATCAAGAACTAAATGAAAAAGCTAATCAGCTTGCTAGATTTTTACGGGATTTAGGAGTCCAAAAAGGAGAGTTTGTAGGAATCGTCAAAGAGCGGGATATAAATTTTTTGATAGGCATACTAGCTATATATAAAGCTGGTGGAGTTTATGTACCGATTGATAGTACCTATCCGTCAGATAGAATCAAATATATGCTAGCTAACAGCGAAGTAAGGATTCTATTAATAGACTCTTCCTGTTTAAACATCTTGACAGGCTTACTGGAGCATTGTCTGCACTTGAAATGTCTAATCTGTTTAGATGTCAACCCCAATGACAGAGAGTTCTTTACACTAGCTGATGTCAATATATACGAGCAACTTGATTTTGATAAGTTCTCAAAAGAAAATCTAGAATTGAGCAATGAAGGAATTAATCGGGCTTACATGATTTATACATCCGGCTCAACTGGATTGCCTAAGGGAGCCATTATTAGACATGGTAGTGCGATTAATCATATATGTGCTCAATTTGATGCTCTAGAATTAACTGAAGATGTTACTTTTGTTCAAAGCGCTCTGGCTTCATCAGACATTTCTGTTTGGCAATTTTTATCCCCGATTCTCATTGGTGGTAAGACTGTCATAGTAGACACCGAAACTGTTTGTAATCCAGAAAAGCTGTTCAAAGTTATTAAAAACGAAAAGATAACTATCGTTGAATTAGTCCCAGTTTTACTAACGGGCTTATTAGATTATATATCCTGCTTATCGACTCATGAAAGACTGTTACCCGATTTGAAATGGATGATGGTAACGGGGGAATCTGTATCAGTAGATCTAGTGAATCGATGGCTTCATATTTATCCCTCAATTAGATTAGTGAATGCTTACGGTCCAACGGAAGCAACTGATGATATTACTCAGTTCATTATCGAAAAGCCTTTACCGCAAAACCAACGCACAGTTCCAATTGGTAAACCTTTAGCCAATTTAAATCTCTATATTCTTGACTCTCAGATGCAATTATTACCTATTGGAGTTCCTGGAGAGATTTGTGTATCAGGATTTGCGGTAGGTGAGGGGTATTGGAAAAATGAAGAAAGTACCAAGTTAAACTTTGTTCCCAACCCATTTCCCAATACTGCAAAACTGTTGCCAGGATCTAACAAAGACTTAATCTACAAAACCGGAGATTTAGGAAGGTGGCTTCCTGATGGGAATATTGAATTCCTTGGGCGCATTGACCATCAGGTAAAGATTCGCGGCTTCCGCATTGAACTTGGAGAAATTGAGGCACGACTGTGTCAGCATCCAGCTGTGGGAGGAACTGTGGTTGTGGTAAGAGAGGATATTCCAGGTGATAAGCAGTTAATCGCTTATGTCATTCCAAGTGCTGAGTGGCAAGGGCAGCATGGGGATTCAAACTCAGAACTGAAGACTCTAGATTCGGCAATCAGCAGTGAACTAATATCACAGCTACGAAATTTCTTAAAACAAAGGCTGCCCGATTATATGCTGCCGTCTGCTTTGGTACTGCTAGAGGCTCTACCGTTAGCCCCAAGTGGCAAGGTAGACCGACGCGCATTACCTGCTCCGGATACTTTGAGGAGTGATCTGGAAAAAGGCTTTATCCCACCCCGTACACCAGCAGAAGAGACGGTAACTGCTATTTGGTCTGACGTCTTAAAACAAAAACAGGTGGGTATTCACGATAACTTCTTTGATTTAGGTGGACATTCTCTGTTGGCTACTCAAGTCATTTCTCGATTACGCGCAGCTTTTGAGGTAGAATTTCCTCTACGAAGCCTTTTTGAAGAACCTACAATTGCTAGGCTAGTCGAGCGCATTGAGAAGATTCAGTCAGTGCAACAGCTACAGAGTCTCCCGATGAACACGGTGGACGACCGAGAGGAGATTGAGTTATGA